The genomic interval GCAGGCCAGAACACGCAGTGGTGGTAGATGATATCTGAGCCGATGAAGTGCACGCGGTCGCCCTCGCACCAGTACTTCTGCCAGCTGCCGCCGGTGGCAGCTGCCCACTCCTCGGTAAAGGAGATGTAGCCGATCGGAGCGTCCACCCACACATAACAGACGAGGCCCTCGGCGTCCGGTGACGGGAACTTTACGCCCCAGTCCATCATCCGGGTGATGCACCAGTCAGTCAGCTCGTTTTCAACCCAGCCGATCGCATAGTTGCGGGCATTGATGGTTCCTTTAAGGGTTGGAAGATACTCCAGCAGATAGTCTCTGAACTCGCTGAGTTTGAAGTAAAAGTGCTTCTGTTCGCGAAGTTCTGCTTTTGTTCCGCAGGTGGCGCAGACGGGATCAAGGATCTCTCCCGGTTCAAGGTGTCTGCCGCAGCCCTGGTCGCACTCGTCGCCGCGGGCATGTTTGCCGCAGTAGGGGCAGGTGCCTTCCACATACCGGTCAGGCAGGAACCGCTTGCAGTTTGGGCAGTAGCTCTGCTGAATGGTCTTTTCATAGACGTATCCTTTCTCAATCAGGGTTTTGAGAATTGAGGTGGTTCGGTTGTGGTTGGTCGAATCATCGGTCATGCCGAACCGGTCGAACCGGATTCCCATGGATTTGAATACTTCGTCGAAGTGTGCATGGTAGTGTTCGGAGACGGCTCTGGGAGTGGTGTGTTCCGTTTCCGCGGTGACGACGATCGGGGTTCCGTGGTTGTCGGAACCACAGATGAAGACGATGTCGTCGCCAAGCCGCCGAAGGTAACGGACGTAAAAGTCGCCGGGTATGTAGGTCCTCAGGTGGCCAAGGTGGCAGAGACCGTTGGTATAGGGAAGACCACAGGTGACGACTGTCGGCTTATTGGTCATAGTGGTTACTAATTTGGCGCGGAGATGGTATTAGGGTTGTTACCTTTCCGTTGCCGATTCAAAAATACCACTGTATCGGCATTTGGAGCATGATTAAATACTTCAGTGACTTATCTGCTCATAAGTGAATAGAATTGCGTGAACGCTCGTTTCCGGTACGAAGTCTCGGGTCTGCAAAGCCTTCCCCTCCCGCGGCTGAAGAGCTGGGGAAATGGATTCTGGATCATGCGGGCAAGACCGTTGATCTGACCACTTGGGAGATAGAAACCTCTCTTCACGCCCAGCTGCCGGCGGTCACCCATCCTGCCTGCGGCGGAATGTTCTATCAGACGAGAGTTGCAGCGGCATTTTCCAATATTTCCGATCATACCATTACGGCAGAGTTTGATCTGATTCCTGACGATATCCTTGCCGACTGTTCTGCGGCAGAAAAGATCTCCCGCAGATGCTGGTGGGCGGTTCCTTCTCCTCAGGCACTGCATTATACAGATGCCTACTTCGGCGATGCCGATGATGCGTCAGCCGAGCTCGCAGACGCTGTGACTGATCTCTGCCGTCTGATGCGGGATGCCGGCACCGCAGGCCATGTGCTCATCTATGATGATGCGCCGGACGCGGTTGATCTGGAGCATTTCTCAGGCAGACGCTATCTCCGGTATGTGCCCGACGCCTACCTTGCTGATGTCCTTGAGGTGCAGCGGGACCTTATTCTTTCCAAGGATGCCGTGCCCAAACTTGCAGGCCTTGCCGACTGCTACACCATCCGGCAGGTCTGTGTGACCGACCCTGATGCCGAGGCCCTTACTGCGGTCTGCCGGTTGTTTGATCCTGAGGATGTCTCTATCGCCGGAACCGCGCCTGAGGACGGTCAGAACGAGTACTGGAAAAATCTTGCAGACCTGCGGATACGGTTCGCGGATCTGTGAAGTTGGGATGCCGCCTCCTTAGGATTTTCCGTGGAGCAGAGAGCAGACCAAAAGCATGCGATTCATGTTTACTCCAAATAAAATCAAGGATAAAAATCCCAAAAACGAAAAAGTATCCATACAAAAAATTGAATTGAGCGAAAACAAATGCGGCAGACGGCTCATCAAACGCCTGCCGCAGTATAAAAACCAGACCTTTATTTTTCCCAGTGCAGCTGCTGGTATCGCTCAGCGACACCCTTTGCCACATCGGCAAACAGATCGCCGCCGTGCGCATCGATGCCCACTACAAGCGGCATATCCTTTATCCGAATCTCCCAGACCGCCTCTGCCATACCAAGCTCTGGATAGTGGCAGGCAGCAAGCTCCATACAGGATGCTGCAAGTGCGGCGCAGCCTCCCGTGAACGCGAAGTAGACCGCTCTGCCGGACAGAGCCTCGCGGGCTTCTGCTGACATCCCGCCCTTTCCGATCAGTGCCCGCACCCCTGCATCGATCATCGGTTTTGTGAGCGAGTTCATCCGGGCAGACGTTGTCGGGCCTGCCGCAACAATCACGCCCTTCTCCGTGTCCACCACCGGACCGCAGTGGTAAATAACCGCTCCCTTCGGATCGAACGGAAAACCCTCTTCGCGGATCTTCAGATGCGCCTCATCGCGTGCTGTATAGATGGTGCCCGACAGCAGTACGCGGTCTCCTGCCTTCAGATCCAGCACCTCAGCGCCCAGCGGCGTCGTCAGGCGGATCACAATTCCACCTCCCGGATACCGCGCCGGCAGCACCAGCACTGGATGTTCACCGCGACCGGCAGCGATGCCGTGTGGCAGAATCCGCGCTTTACCTTCACCGCAAGCGCAGTCGTATCTCCGCCAAGCCCCATCGGCCCGATACCGAGCGTATTGATCGCATCGCAGAGCTCCTGCTCATACGCATCCATCACATCGATTCGTTCGAGCAGTGCCTCTTTGGCAAGCGCTGCCGCACCGTCGAATGTTCCGCCGATACCAACGCCTACCACAATCGGCGGACAGGGTCTGGCACCTGCCGCCATTACCACATCCACCACGAACTTGGGAATATCCGCGGTCTGCGACGGCAGCATCATTTTAATCTGCGACATATTTTCTGAGCCTGCCCCTTTCGGCAGCACCGTCACTCGCAGTGTGTCCCCGGGAAGTATATGCACCGGCTGCAGTCCTTGGCCTGTATTGTCCCCGCTGTTGTGCCGCGAGATCGGGTCCACCGCATTTGGCCGGAGCGGCACCGATGCCGTTGCTCTTCGGATCCCTTCGCTAATTGCATCATACAGCTCCTTTGTTACGGGAACCGTTGGCGGCACCGTCAGATATACCACAGGAATTCCCGTGTCCTGACAGATCGGGACCGAGAGACTCTTTGCCTTATCGAGATTCTCCAGAATGTTCGCAAGCTCGCCGCGTGCAACCGGATTCGTTTCCGCAGCTGCTGCATGCATCAGGGCAGCCTCGACGTCAGGGGGAAGAAAAATCTCCGCATCGCGTGTAGCCTCCGCAACTGCTGAGGCAAGGCGTTCAAACAACAGAGAACTCATGTGATGAGTATATTGCAAAAGAAACAGATTAAGACTGTCGCTTGGGATAGCTTCGCATCCACAATAAAAAACAACAAAAAAACTCAGAGAAAATTGAAAATATGGTATTGATTGAGAGCCAGGATTGGCTTAATTCTCAACAATAATACGTGTTGGCGTGGGCAGCTTGTATCCGCTGTGCAGAAGTGCGTCCTTTGCCTGGTCAATGTACTGCGGGCTGGTCCAGACGGTAAAGATACGCTGTCTTGGTGCCACACGTGCTGCAGTTCCGACTGCCTTGCCGAATGCAAGACGCATACCCTCAGACACACGGTCTGCACCTGCGCCGGTTGCCTGCTTGTGTTCGCGGAGAACGTGGTGCGGGTAGGGGCGGATCTTGAGGTGGAAGTTGCTTCTTCCGACATCCTTCATCAGGCGTCTGTTCATGTTGATACGTGCCGCTTCCATTGCTGTGTGGCGGATCTGGCATGCCTCAAGTGCTTCAAGGTGAATTGCAACCGGGAATTCGGCTGAAAGGTTACCCATATCAAACTGTACAACCTTTACGCCTGGCACACCACCCATGTATTCACGGCGGCAGTATGCCTTCTTGGCAAGGTTGCGGTACATTCTTGCTGGTTTTCTTACCATGTCAAATAACTCCTCGCTCTCTAAATGTGCTAATCATGTTTGGTTGAAATCCTATTAAATGTTCTGATTGCCGGTTTCCAGTTCCTCAATCATATGCAGGACTTTTTTACGGTACTGGGCAAACTCAACGCTCGTTCTTTCTCTTGGACGCTGGAGGGAAATCGTATCAATTTCATGTACGCGGCCCGGTCGCGGTGTAAGAATCACAATCCTGTCCGCGAGATAGACCGCCTCATCAACGCTGTGCGTCACAAAGAGGATCGTCTTTTTGGTCTTCTGCCAGATGTTCAGAAGCTCACGCTGCATCTTGTTTCTTGTCTGGGCATCAAGAGCGCCAAACGGCTCGTCCATCAGCATAACCGCAGGATCGGTTGCAAGAGCGCGCGCAACCGCTGCACGCTGGCGCATTCCGCCCGACAGCTCATATGGATAACTGTCGGCAAACGCCTCAAGCCCCACCAGCTTCAGCTGCTTCT from Methanorbis rubei carries:
- a CDS encoding fumarate hydratase translates to MSSLLFERLASAVAEATRDAEIFLPPDVEAALMHAAAAETNPVARGELANILENLDKAKSLSVPICQDTGIPVVYLTVPPTVPVTKELYDAISEGIRRATASVPLRPNAVDPISRHNSGDNTGQGLQPVHILPGDTLRVTVLPKGAGSENMSQIKMMLPSQTADIPKFVVDVVMAAGARPCPPIVVGVGIGGTFDGAAALAKEALLERIDVMDAYEQELCDAINTLGIGPMGLGGDTTALAVKVKRGFCHTASLPVAVNIQCWCCRRGIREVEL
- a CDS encoding ABC transporter ATP-binding protein; the protein is MSDYDKVWVRVNHATKKFETRKGTVTALEDVNLEIHDGEFVCLLGPSGCGKTTLLRMISGLDIPTSGEITIDGKVVNGPSPKMTMVFQEYSLYPWRTVAENVGFGLEMTGVPAEQRKIEVEKQLKLVGLEAFADSYPYELSGGMRQRAAVARALATDPAVMLMDEPFGALDAQTRNKMQRELLNIWQKTKKTILFVTHSVDEAVYLADRIVILTPRPGRVHEIDTISLQRPRERTSVEFAQYRKKVLHMIEELETGNQNI
- a CDS encoding FumA C-terminus/TtdB family hydratase beta subunit; translation: MIRLTTPLGAEVLDLKAGDRVLLSGTIYTARDEAHLKIREEGFPFDPKGAVIYHCGPVVDTEKGVIVAAGPTTSARMNSLTKPMIDAGVRALIGKGGMSAEAREALSGRAVYFAFTGGCAALAASCMELAACHYPELGMAEAVWEIRIKDMPLVVGIDAHGGDLFADVAKGVAERYQQLHWEK
- a CDS encoding 50S ribosomal protein L16 translates to MVRKPARMYRNLAKKAYCRREYMGGVPGVKVVQFDMGNLSAEFPVAIHLEALEACQIRHTAMEAARINMNRRLMKDVGRSNFHLKIRPYPHHVLREHKQATGAGADRVSEGMRLAFGKAVGTAARVAPRQRIFTVWTSPQYIDQAKDALLHSGYKLPTPTRIIVEN